From a region of the Chitinivorax tropicus genome:
- a CDS encoding PepSY domain-containing protein gives MKVVLAIATMIIPMQITLAADHDHTPCTKEPESKWQPFSAAAKKVEDMGNTIKAAEVHHKCYEFRGKSKDGKRFELTLDPMTLEPRK, from the coding sequence ATGAAAGTCGTTCTCGCCATCGCAACCATGATCATTCCCATGCAAATCACCCTTGCTGCGGATCATGATCACACACCCTGCACCAAAGAGCCGGAGAGCAAGTGGCAGCCTTTCTCTGCTGCCGCCAAAAAAGTCGAAGACATGGGCAATACCATCAAAGCTGCTGAAGTACACCACAAATGCTACGAATTCCGTGGTAAAAGCAAAGATGGCAAGCGTTTTGAGCTGACACTCGATCCAATGACATTGGAACCACGCAAATAA
- a CDS encoding ABC transporter permease → MSLLHLAWRNLVGRPLTTILNLLLLALGIGTISAMLLFSSQLEQRLQADASGIDLVVGAKGSPLQLILSSVYHADVPNGNIPLTEANKLRKNPMVAKAVPLALGDSYHGIRIVGTDPSYLDLYGAKVAQGRIWKTSMEVVVGADAAAATGLKLDQEFASSHGLAPGGDLHDDNPFQVVGILQKTGTVLDKLILTPVQSVWDTHEGSSTATTEDNDEEDAGKEITALLIKYRSPMAAAIMPRVINSQSSMQAAAPAMESARLWSLIGFGLDAYRANALVLIIAATLSVFVAFYNTLRERRYDLAVMRMLGAGRFSLLWVVLLEGLLLAGLAALVGLGLGHGLTEGLATWLGPAQSLGLTGHIWLHAEWLLIAGALGVGTLAAIIPAIAAYRTDVARTLTDS, encoded by the coding sequence ATGAGCCTGCTGCATCTTGCCTGGCGCAATCTGGTTGGCCGCCCGCTCACGACCATACTCAACCTGCTGCTGTTGGCATTGGGTATCGGCACCATCAGTGCGATGTTGCTGTTTTCATCTCAGCTGGAACAACGTCTGCAGGCCGATGCCTCTGGAATCGACCTGGTTGTCGGGGCCAAAGGCAGCCCGCTGCAGCTGATTTTGTCGAGCGTCTATCATGCTGACGTGCCCAACGGCAACATTCCGTTGACCGAAGCAAACAAGCTCCGCAAAAACCCCATGGTTGCCAAAGCCGTCCCGCTTGCCCTGGGGGATAGTTATCACGGCATCCGCATTGTCGGCACTGACCCATCCTATCTGGATCTCTATGGAGCCAAGGTCGCACAAGGCCGCATCTGGAAAACCTCGATGGAAGTAGTGGTCGGGGCCGATGCTGCCGCAGCCACCGGTTTGAAACTCGATCAGGAATTCGCCAGCTCGCACGGTTTGGCACCCGGTGGTGATTTACATGATGACAACCCGTTTCAGGTCGTTGGTATCCTGCAAAAGACCGGGACAGTGCTGGATAAGCTGATTCTGACCCCGGTGCAAAGCGTTTGGGATACCCACGAAGGAAGCAGCACCGCCACGACCGAGGACAACGACGAGGAAGATGCGGGCAAGGAAATCACCGCGTTGCTGATCAAGTACCGAAGCCCGATGGCCGCCGCCATCATGCCCCGCGTGATCAATAGCCAGAGTTCGATGCAGGCTGCAGCCCCTGCCATGGAATCTGCCCGCCTATGGAGCCTGATCGGCTTTGGCCTGGATGCCTACCGGGCCAACGCGCTGGTATTGATCATCGCAGCCACCTTATCGGTCTTTGTCGCCTTCTATAACACCTTGCGTGAGCGTCGCTATGACCTTGCGGTCATGCGTATGCTAGGTGCCGGTCGATTCAGCCTGCTTTGGGTCGTCCTACTGGAAGGCTTACTGCTGGCAGGGCTGGCGGCGTTGGTCGGGCTGGGCTTGGGCCATGGCTTGACAGAAGGATTGGCAACCTGGCTCGGCCCAGCACAAAGCCTGGGCCTGACCGGCCATATCTGGCTCCACGCGGAATGGTTGTTGATCGCCGGCGCACTGGGGGTAGGCACATTGGCCGCCATCATCCCCGCAATTGCAGCATACAGAACAGATGTGGCTCGCACTCTAACAGACAGCTAG
- a CDS encoding ABC transporter ATP-binding protein — translation MLSIQQLEFTYPGGRPIRFPDWQLSQGDIALLLGPSGSGKSTLVAMLAGLLTPRAGTIGIAGQVLQQLSGHALDHFRGRHIGFVPQQLHLLPLLSVRENLRLAQTLAGQKRDDVRIDHVLKSLGIEALANRRPGALSQGQKQRAAIARATVNTPKLLLADEPTANLDDQAAEAALDVLLDAARACAATLVIATHDSRVKHRIANQLTLGVQS, via the coding sequence TTGCTCAGTATTCAACAACTCGAATTCACCTATCCAGGTGGACGCCCTATTCGTTTTCCAGATTGGCAATTATCACAAGGAGATATCGCCTTACTGTTAGGCCCTTCAGGTAGCGGGAAAAGCACATTGGTTGCCATGCTGGCGGGTTTGCTCACCCCCAGGGCAGGAACGATCGGCATTGCCGGGCAGGTGTTACAACAATTGTCTGGTCACGCACTGGATCATTTCCGTGGTCGTCATATCGGTTTTGTCCCTCAACAATTGCATCTGCTGCCCTTGCTTTCCGTGCGCGAAAACCTGCGATTGGCCCAAACGCTTGCAGGCCAAAAGCGGGACGATGTCCGCATCGATCATGTACTGAAATCACTGGGTATCGAGGCGCTCGCCAATCGTCGCCCGGGTGCGCTCAGCCAAGGGCAGAAACAGCGTGCCGCCATTGCGCGGGCAACGGTGAATACCCCCAAACTGCTACTGGCCGATGAGCCCACTGCCAATCTAGATGATCAAGCCGCAGAAGCCGCGCTGGATGTGCTGCTGGATGCGGCCCGGGCTTGTGCCGCCACACTGGTGATCGCCACGCATGACAGCCGGGTCAAACATCGTATCGCCAACCAGCTGACACTGGGGGTGCAATCATGA
- the zigA gene encoding zinc metallochaperone GTPase ZigA, with protein sequence MSLPKQLPVTVLSGFLGAGKTTLLNHVLNNREGLRVAVIVNDMSEINIDAALVQEGGAQLSRTDERMVAMSNGCICCTLREDLLQEVRTLATAGRFDYLLIESTGISEPMPVAETFTFRDAQGVCLSDMARLDTMVTVVDGYNFLKDYTSTDMLADRGESMGEEDERGIVELLIEQIEFCDVLVLNKTDLMTADEQARLTAILRTLNPDAHIVPSQFGQVPLNVLLNTGRFDFDRAAQAPGWLKALRGEHVPETTVYGISSFSYTARRPFHPQRFWACLHQEWDGVLRSKGFFWLANRPDFAGNWSQAGGAMRYGAAGLWWAAVDRADWPEDPEYMCMIEASWQTPYGDRRQELVFIGIGLDESAIRQRLDDCLLTEAEMALGVGGWCHFPDPFPAWHTINEAETELS encoded by the coding sequence ATGTCCTTGCCAAAACAACTGCCCGTCACCGTGCTGTCTGGCTTCTTGGGCGCCGGTAAAACCACGCTCTTGAATCATGTATTGAACAATCGTGAAGGTTTGCGTGTGGCCGTCATCGTCAACGACATGTCTGAGATCAACATTGATGCCGCGCTGGTGCAAGAGGGTGGGGCGCAATTGTCCCGTACTGATGAACGCATGGTGGCAATGAGCAACGGCTGTATCTGCTGCACCTTACGTGAGGATCTGCTCCAAGAAGTACGCACACTGGCAACTGCAGGGCGGTTTGATTATCTGCTGATCGAATCCACTGGGATTTCAGAACCGATGCCGGTGGCCGAGACGTTCACCTTCCGTGATGCTCAGGGTGTCTGTTTGTCCGATATGGCGCGGCTGGATACCATGGTCACGGTGGTTGATGGATACAATTTCCTCAAGGATTACACCAGTACCGACATGTTGGCGGATCGTGGCGAGTCGATGGGCGAGGAGGACGAGCGTGGCATTGTCGAGCTGCTGATCGAACAGATCGAGTTCTGTGATGTGCTGGTTCTGAACAAAACGGACCTGATGACAGCCGATGAGCAAGCACGCCTGACCGCCATCCTGCGAACGTTGAATCCAGACGCACATATCGTGCCAAGCCAATTTGGCCAAGTGCCACTCAATGTGCTTTTGAATACAGGGCGTTTTGACTTTGACCGGGCTGCGCAGGCGCCAGGTTGGCTGAAAGCGTTACGGGGTGAGCATGTGCCGGAAACAACGGTTTATGGCATCAGTAGTTTCAGCTATACGGCCCGCAGACCGTTTCACCCACAGCGTTTCTGGGCCTGTTTGCATCAGGAGTGGGATGGTGTTTTACGCTCCAAAGGTTTTTTCTGGCTGGCCAACCGGCCAGATTTTGCAGGTAATTGGTCCCAGGCAGGTGGCGCCATGCGTTACGGTGCCGCTGGTCTTTGGTGGGCTGCCGTCGATCGGGCGGATTGGCCGGAAGACCCGGAGTATATGTGCATGATTGAGGCCAGCTGGCAAACGCCTTACGGAGATCGGCGGCAGGAGCTGGTGTTCATTGGAATCGGGTTGGACGAATCAGCGATTCGCCAACGGCTGGATGATTGTCTGTTGACAGAGGCCGAAATGGCATTGGGGGTGGGTGGCTGGTGTCACTTCCCCGACCCGTTCCCTGCATGGCACACCATCAATGAAGCAGAAACTGAACTGAGCTAG
- a CDS encoding heme biosynthesis HemY N-terminal domain-containing protein gives MKLLLWLIAIFTAAVAVTMLAGVNDGYALFVVPPYRLDISLNALIIMIITAFIIVYGLFRLTFSALELPKQVKAYHRKRNQEAARTAMLDALEAFFEGRYNRAEREASKMFDLEEDPRGKALAALLAARSAHIVRDFDKRDHHLSQAGIADQHVRLARYITQAELLADQRETTAALDALEEAKSIAPKLTNALRLELKIRQQRGEPEAVLRILEQLQKSDAIDTATAQTIRLASHLHILKHEPMNARSLREWWSRLDKHDRLQPRLAAAAARKLLQLGDIELATDVLINALEQDWDTELIELFGNLHHNHPQGNDNLLKLIQQAESWLPQHPKDAALLLTLGRLCHAQQLWGKAQSYLEASLAVSPSVVAHIELAQLLEHIGKHEQAAQHFKKSLSHALVDIVD, from the coding sequence GTGAAACTGCTGCTCTGGCTGATCGCCATCTTCACGGCAGCCGTTGCCGTGACCATGTTGGCCGGTGTCAACGACGGCTACGCGCTGTTTGTGGTGCCGCCTTACCGTCTGGACATCTCACTGAACGCGTTGATCATCATGATCATTACCGCGTTCATCATCGTCTATGGGCTGTTCCGGCTGACCTTCAGCGCCCTGGAGCTGCCCAAGCAAGTCAAGGCCTACCATCGCAAACGCAACCAAGAAGCAGCACGTACGGCCATGCTCGACGCACTGGAAGCCTTCTTCGAAGGCCGATACAACCGTGCCGAGCGAGAAGCCAGCAAAATGTTCGATCTTGAAGAAGATCCACGAGGCAAGGCATTGGCCGCCTTGCTGGCCGCCCGTTCCGCCCATATCGTGCGCGATTTCGACAAGCGCGATCACCATCTCTCCCAAGCTGGCATTGCTGATCAACATGTCCGCCTGGCACGTTACATCACCCAAGCAGAGCTGTTGGCTGATCAACGCGAAACCACCGCCGCACTTGATGCCCTAGAAGAAGCCAAGAGCATCGCACCCAAATTGACCAATGCCCTGCGCCTGGAGCTAAAGATTCGCCAGCAACGGGGCGAGCCCGAAGCCGTGCTGCGAATATTGGAACAACTGCAAAAGAGCGATGCCATTGACACCGCCACCGCACAGACCATCCGCCTGGCTTCACACCTGCACATCCTCAAACACGAGCCCATGAACGCCCGCAGCCTGCGGGAATGGTGGAGCAGGTTGGACAAACATGACCGCCTGCAACCCCGCTTGGCCGCTGCCGCAGCGCGGAAGCTATTACAATTGGGTGATATCGAGCTGGCTACCGATGTGCTGATCAACGCACTGGAACAAGACTGGGATACTGAGTTGATCGAGCTGTTCGGCAACTTGCACCACAACCACCCACAAGGCAACGACAACCTGCTCAAGTTGATTCAACAAGCCGAGTCGTGGTTACCGCAACACCCCAAAGACGCCGCCCTGCTACTCACCTTGGGCCGGCTTTGTCACGCCCAGCAGCTATGGGGCAAGGCACAAAGCTATCTGGAAGCCAGCCTGGCTGTCTCACCTTCGGTGGTTGCCCATATTGAGCTGGCCCAATTGCTCGAACACATCGGCAAGCACGAGCAAGCCGCCCAGCACTTCAAGAAAAGCCTATCCCACGCCTTGGTTGATATCGTCGATTGA
- the hemDX gene encoding fused uroporphyrinogen-III synthase HemD/membrane protein HemX, with the protein MDFVPQAPFAEDRMPRLPAHARIVVTRPAEQAKKLLAAIREAGGQPIALPLLAIDEPANPDELSQAIARLCEFDFAVLVSPTAISKVLPKIMETGGWPSTVTPVVVGQSSADALAAFDTPEPLVPSERFDSEGLLDLPRLQHMHGQRVLIFRGDGGRELLADTLIQRGAHVEYVQAYQRTRIQHAIGPILTGDPQPAWAISSTEALEHLHQLAGESYSKQLQSSPLFVSHQRIAARAAELGFSRIVVTSPGDNGMLVGLCDWFNHRMEDKMDTAPHDTAPPAATASQDTSASAQTPPPHMAPTSHAMSPAPDKPRFNWGIALGAVALVLVTTHWLTNNHKMQKLQLEAGTFNQTSRQLAEKSADNVTQMQTRLAILENKLTESQNQQVALESMYQELSRSRDEASLADIEQALMLANQHLQLAGNVKLALISLQNIDQRLQGQNEPQWLAVRSALAKDMESLKRFPFIDTVGTAVKINGLLTAIDSMPLVVEQPQPKSPPTPAQADANVVQRLWSELWGEIKDLIRVRRLDKQEPLLLSPEQAFFLRENLKLRLLDARMANLQRDGMTFQSDLQLARQYVERYFDTQAAQTKGFQQGLLQLAQLEIGSEPPNLQASLNAVRDAKLRPVGSNE; encoded by the coding sequence ATGGATTTCGTCCCCCAAGCACCCTTTGCTGAGGATCGCATGCCACGACTGCCCGCCCATGCCCGCATAGTTGTCACCCGGCCCGCCGAGCAAGCCAAGAAGCTTTTGGCCGCCATCCGCGAAGCAGGCGGGCAGCCAATCGCACTACCTCTGTTGGCCATCGATGAGCCCGCCAACCCTGACGAGCTGAGTCAAGCCATTGCCCGTCTATGTGAGTTCGATTTCGCCGTGCTGGTCAGCCCGACAGCCATCTCCAAGGTGCTGCCTAAAATCATGGAAACCGGTGGCTGGCCCAGCACGGTCACACCGGTCGTCGTTGGCCAAAGCAGCGCTGACGCACTGGCTGCATTCGATACGCCAGAGCCCCTGGTGCCATCCGAGCGTTTCGACAGCGAAGGACTACTGGACCTCCCTCGTCTGCAACATATGCATGGCCAACGCGTTTTGATCTTTCGAGGTGATGGCGGACGGGAGTTGTTGGCCGATACCCTGATTCAACGTGGTGCCCATGTCGAATACGTCCAAGCTTATCAACGCACCCGTATCCAACACGCCATCGGCCCCATCCTCACAGGCGATCCGCAACCAGCCTGGGCTATCAGCAGCACCGAAGCGCTGGAGCATTTGCACCAGCTGGCTGGAGAAAGCTACAGCAAGCAGTTACAATCGTCACCGCTATTCGTTTCCCATCAACGCATTGCGGCCCGCGCTGCAGAATTGGGATTTTCCCGCATCGTTGTGACAAGCCCCGGCGATAACGGTATGCTCGTGGGCCTCTGCGATTGGTTCAACCACCGAATGGAAGACAAGATGGATACGGCGCCACACGACACCGCGCCCCCCGCCGCCACGGCCTCGCAAGATACAAGCGCATCGGCACAGACTCCGCCACCACACATGGCGCCGACAAGCCATGCCATGTCGCCCGCGCCAGACAAGCCTCGCTTCAATTGGGGCATAGCATTGGGCGCCGTCGCGCTGGTGCTGGTCACCACCCACTGGCTGACCAACAACCACAAAATGCAAAAACTACAGCTTGAGGCAGGCACATTCAACCAGACCAGCCGCCAGCTGGCCGAGAAAAGCGCAGACAACGTCACACAGATGCAAACACGTCTGGCCATCTTGGAAAACAAGCTGACCGAATCGCAGAATCAGCAAGTCGCGCTGGAATCGATGTATCAGGAATTGTCGCGCAGCCGTGACGAAGCGTCGCTCGCTGATATCGAACAAGCCTTGATGTTGGCCAACCAGCACCTGCAGCTGGCTGGCAACGTGAAACTCGCGCTGATCTCATTACAGAACATCGATCAACGCCTACAAGGGCAAAATGAGCCACAGTGGTTGGCTGTCAGAAGCGCACTGGCGAAAGACATGGAATCGCTGAAACGCTTCCCCTTCATCGATACCGTCGGCACCGCTGTGAAGATCAATGGCCTGTTGACTGCCATTGACAGCATGCCTTTGGTCGTCGAGCAACCCCAGCCCAAATCCCCACCCACGCCCGCACAAGCCGACGCCAACGTCGTTCAACGGCTATGGAGCGAATTGTGGGGTGAGATCAAGGACCTAATCCGCGTGCGTCGGCTGGATAAACAAGAGCCGCTGCTGCTATCACCCGAACAAGCATTCTTCCTGCGCGAAAACCTCAAATTACGTCTGCTGGATGCCCGCATGGCCAATCTGCAACGTGACGGCATGACTTTTCAAAGCGATCTACAATTGGCCCGGCAATATGTCGAACGGTATTTCGATACCCAAGCCGCACAAACCAAGGGCTTCCAACAAGGCCTGCTACAACTTGCGCAGCTTGAAATCGGCAGCGAACCACCCAACCTGCAAGCCAGTTTGAATGCCGTTCGAGATGCCAAATTGAGACCTGTCGGGAGCAACGAGTGA
- the hemC gene encoding hydroxymethylbilane synthase, with protein sequence MPPIVSKPTLPEKVVIASRESLLAMWQAKHVQARLQQLYPGLVVEILGMTTQGDRILDVTLNKIGGKGLFVKELEIAMEAGQADFAVHSSKDVPMQLPAGFTLAAIGEREDPRDAFVSNRYADLTALPAGAVVGTSSLRRECQIRSRFPQLVVKPLRGNVQTRLRKLDEGQYDAIILAAAGLRRLALTERITSLLPTEASLPAVGQGALAIECRADREDLLALLAPLNHPETAACVRAERAMSRVLGGSCQVPLGGFAEVVAGQLQLRAFIAMPDGSNMLQITLHGPVDEPEMLGQRAADALLQQGAANIMAALDDAHPG encoded by the coding sequence ATGCCTCCCATCGTGTCGAAACCAACCTTACCCGAAAAAGTCGTCATCGCATCCCGCGAAAGCCTGCTGGCCATGTGGCAGGCCAAACATGTCCAGGCCCGTCTGCAACAGCTCTATCCAGGTCTGGTAGTCGAGATCCTGGGCATGACCACACAGGGGGATCGCATTCTCGATGTCACCTTGAACAAAATCGGCGGCAAAGGGTTGTTCGTCAAAGAGCTGGAAATCGCGATGGAAGCGGGCCAGGCCGACTTTGCCGTGCACTCCAGCAAAGACGTGCCCATGCAATTGCCAGCGGGATTCACCCTGGCCGCGATTGGCGAGCGTGAAGACCCGCGCGATGCATTCGTCTCGAATCGCTACGCAGACCTGACTGCATTGCCAGCCGGTGCCGTGGTCGGCACCTCCAGCCTGAGAAGGGAATGCCAGATCCGCAGCCGTTTTCCGCAGCTGGTGGTCAAGCCTTTACGTGGCAATGTGCAGACTCGCCTGAGAAAGCTGGATGAAGGCCAATACGACGCCATCATCCTGGCAGCAGCCGGCCTGCGCAGATTGGCGCTCACCGAGCGCATCACCAGCCTGTTACCGACCGAGGCCAGCCTGCCCGCTGTCGGGCAGGGCGCATTGGCCATCGAGTGCCGGGCCGATCGTGAAGACCTGCTCGCCCTGTTGGCCCCCTTGAATCACCCGGAAACTGCAGCCTGTGTCCGTGCAGAGCGCGCCATGAGCCGCGTATTGGGCGGCAGCTGTCAGGTGCCATTGGGCGGCTTTGCAGAGGTGGTCGCAGGGCAACTGCAGCTGCGCGCCTTCATCGCCATGCCTGATGGCAGCAATATGCTGCAGATCACGCTACATGGCCCGGTTGATGAGCCCGAAATGCTGGGCCAGCGGGCGGCTGATGCATTATTGCAACAAGGAGCGGCCAACATTATGGCCGCCTTGGACGACGCCCATCCGGGCTGA
- a CDS encoding ABC transporter ATP-binding protein: protein MIELSLQRRMRSPHGALELSLEGVIQPGECLAIFGPSGAGKTTLLRMLAGLIQPDAGRLVVDGEVWFDATRRIHLPPQRRSIGYVFQDYALFPNMTVQDNLTFAGATPQAAMQLLAMVGLQALADRPPDTLSGGQRQRVAVARALARRPKLLLLDEALAALDRTTRHQLQLDLITWQRTLGITTLLVSHDLAEVIKMANRVWHIQQGRIVAQGPPQTVLLGPKTQGKFNLPADVLAIRQEDVVQVVTLLVGQDVIDVIGDGDELADLQPGDQVTVSIKAFSPILIKNRSTSAC, encoded by the coding sequence ATGATCGAACTGAGCCTGCAACGCAGGATGCGCAGTCCGCATGGCGCACTGGAGCTGTCTCTGGAGGGCGTGATCCAGCCTGGTGAATGCCTGGCTATCTTCGGCCCATCTGGTGCGGGCAAAACCACGCTGTTACGCATGCTGGCCGGCTTGATCCAACCCGATGCCGGTCGTTTGGTAGTCGATGGCGAAGTCTGGTTCGACGCCACCCGCCGTATCCATCTGCCGCCGCAGCGGCGCTCAATCGGCTACGTGTTTCAGGACTACGCGCTGTTCCCGAACATGACTGTACAAGACAACCTGACATTTGCCGGTGCCACCCCGCAAGCGGCCATGCAATTGTTGGCGATGGTCGGCCTGCAGGCACTGGCGGATCGCCCCCCAGACACCCTCTCGGGCGGCCAGCGCCAGCGCGTTGCCGTTGCCCGCGCCTTGGCCCGCCGCCCCAAGCTGTTACTGTTGGATGAAGCCTTAGCCGCGCTCGACCGCACCACCCGCCACCAATTGCAACTTGATCTCATCACTTGGCAGCGCACCCTCGGCATCACCACGCTGTTGGTCAGCCATGATCTGGCCGAGGTCATCAAAATGGCGAATCGGGTCTGGCATATCCAGCAAGGCCGGATCGTAGCCCAAGGCCCTCCCCAGACCGTTTTGCTTGGCCCCAAAACCCAGGGCAAATTCAATCTGCCTGCCGATGTTCTGGCCATCCGGCAAGAGGATGTCGTCCAGGTGGTGACCCTGTTGGTCGGACAAGATGTGATTGATGTGATCGGTGATGGTGACGAGCTGGCCGACCTGCAACCCGGCGATCAAGTTACCGTTTCCATCAAAGCCTTCAGCCCGATCTTGATCAAGAATCGATCGACATCGGCATGTTAA
- the modB gene encoding molybdate ABC transporter permease subunit has protein sequence MDWQPLWLTAKLAAITTVILFLLGLPLACWLAFTQRRIKPVIETLVSMPLVLPPSVLGFYLLLLFSPNQALGQWLAERFDLHLAFSFAGLVIGSVLFSLPFMVHPLQSALQALPVSLREAAYTLGKSRLTTLARVLLPNIKPALLSGCVMTFAHTVGEFGVVLMIGGNIPGVTKVASIAIYDEVESLNYAAAHAYAAVLFVVSFAIVLLVYGLNRRQARARQT, from the coding sequence ATGGACTGGCAACCCCTCTGGCTGACTGCCAAATTGGCCGCGATCACGACTGTCATCCTGTTTCTGCTGGGTTTGCCCCTGGCCTGCTGGCTGGCTTTTACCCAACGTCGCATCAAACCCGTCATCGAAACGCTGGTCAGCATGCCATTGGTGCTGCCCCCCTCGGTGCTCGGTTTTTACCTCTTGTTGCTGTTCAGCCCCAACCAGGCACTGGGCCAATGGCTGGCAGAACGTTTCGATCTGCATCTAGCATTCAGCTTTGCCGGGCTGGTGATCGGCTCGGTGTTGTTCAGCCTGCCATTCATGGTGCACCCGCTGCAATCTGCACTGCAAGCCTTGCCAGTCAGCCTACGCGAGGCAGCCTATACCTTGGGCAAATCACGGCTCACCACCTTGGCTCGGGTGCTGTTGCCCAATATCAAGCCCGCCTTGCTCTCTGGCTGTGTGATGACCTTTGCCCATACCGTGGGTGAATTTGGGGTGGTGCTGATGATTGGCGGTAACATCCCAGGCGTGACCAAAGTTGCCTCCATCGCCATCTACGATGAAGTGGAAAGCCTGAACTATGCAGCGGCGCACGCCTACGCAGCCGTGTTATTCGTGGTCAGCTTTGCCATTGTATTGCTGGTGTACGGCTTGAATCGTCGGCAGGCGCGGGCGAGGCAAACATGA
- a CDS encoding TOBE domain-containing protein has product MNRLPATLTAIEREGAITLLEADALGHTVSLTLLVTSFESIWQVGQQVTLAFKDTEVSLAKSLSGRISLRNRFPVTVESIDHGKVLTRVKLHLAGHPLFAVITTRAAHHLDLQAGDRIEALIKANEMAILE; this is encoded by the coding sequence ATGAACCGCCTACCTGCCACCCTGACCGCCATTGAACGAGAGGGTGCCATCACCTTGCTGGAGGCGGATGCGCTGGGACACACTGTCAGCCTCACGCTGTTGGTAACTTCATTCGAATCGATCTGGCAAGTAGGACAGCAGGTCACCTTGGCATTCAAAGATACGGAGGTATCGCTGGCGAAATCGCTGAGCGGACGCATCAGCCTGCGCAACCGCTTCCCGGTCACGGTTGAATCGATCGACCATGGCAAGGTGCTGACCCGGGTGAAATTACACTTGGCTGGGCACCCATTGTTTGCAGTGATCACCACACGGGCGGCCCACCACCTGGATCTGCAAGCAGGGGATCGGATTGAGGCGCTGATCAAAGCCAACGAAATGGCCATATTGGAATAA
- the modA gene encoding molybdate ABC transporter substrate-binding protein encodes MKTHRLLTCLCFITSTSAAVADTLTIAVAANVQYAFDDLASAFKAETGHDAKASFNSSGKFVAQIMAGAPFDVFISADMTFPEKLHQQGLATAAPKPYAYGGLVVWTLHPDLDPANWQTVMQQPTVRKIAVANPKTAPYGQEAMKALAQSKLDEVIKTKLVFGESIAQTNQYIANRVADIGITAKSVVVSPEMAGKGRWVDLPKSLYQPIPQGAVILKHGAAKQPIASQAWMDFLYGPTARAILQRYGYLLP; translated from the coding sequence ATGAAAACACACCGCTTGTTGACCTGCCTGTGCTTCATTACCAGCACCAGCGCCGCTGTGGCGGATACTTTGACCATCGCGGTTGCCGCCAATGTGCAATATGCATTTGATGATCTCGCGAGCGCGTTCAAAGCCGAAACCGGGCATGATGCCAAAGCCAGTTTCAATTCGTCAGGCAAATTCGTCGCCCAGATCATGGCTGGCGCACCATTTGATGTGTTTATCTCAGCGGACATGACATTTCCGGAAAAGCTTCACCAGCAAGGGCTGGCCACTGCCGCCCCCAAACCCTATGCGTATGGGGGGTTGGTGGTGTGGACATTGCACCCGGATCTCGATCCGGCCAATTGGCAGACTGTCATGCAGCAACCGACCGTCAGAAAGATTGCCGTAGCCAACCCCAAAACAGCGCCATACGGACAAGAGGCCATGAAAGCCCTGGCCCAGTCCAAACTCGACGAGGTCATCAAGACCAAGCTGGTATTTGGCGAGAGCATCGCCCAGACCAATCAGTACATTGCCAACCGTGTTGCCGATATCGGCATCACGGCCAAATCCGTGGTGGTATCCCCCGAAATGGCGGGCAAGGGCCGCTGGGTCGATCTGCCCAAATCGCTTTACCAGCCGATTCCACAAGGCGCCGTGATATTGAAACATGGCGCGGCCAAACAGCCGATCGCCAGCCAAGCGTGGATGGACTTTCTGTATGGGCCGACTGCCCGAGCCATTTTGCAACGATATGGGTACCTGTTGCCATGA